AGCCGATGCCTTCTTGTCGTCGCTCAAGCTCTCACCGACCACGCCAGAAGCGAGATCGATTGCGAGTGAGCCAACATCCTTGCGCAGCGAAACGAGGGCGCTCTGGCGCTCTGCCTCGATCTGCACCTGAGCTGCCTGCGTGATGCGGGCCTGCTCGGTTGTGGCGTCTTCCTTTGCCTTCGACACGATCTTGGTCGCATCGAGACGTGCCGCCTCGCGGATCTCGCCAGCTTCCTGGCGAGCGCTTGCGAGCTGCGCGGTGTACTCCTGCAAGGCAGCCTCTGCCTTCGCCTGAGCCTCATCGGCCTTTGCGATGTTCCCCTCAATCGCTTCGGCGCGAGCGTCAAGCATGACCTGCACCTTCGGGAGGAAGACCTTCCAGAATGCGATGAGGATAATGAAGAACGCGATCGCCGACCAGACGATATCGTACGTTGCCGGAAGCAGCGGGTTCTGAGTAGCGCCCTCTGCAGCGGCGAACTGCACTGCGTGATTCATCTTGCCTCCCTTTCGAGACTAGTGAAAGGTTGCTTACTGGAAGATGAAGTAGGTTGCAACGCCGATGAGGGCGAGCATCTCGGTGAACGCGATGCCGATCCACATCATGCCCTGGAGCTTGCCGGCGAGCTCAGGCTGGCGTGCGGTGCTTTCGATGGTCTTGCCGACCACGATTGCCACACCGATGGCGGGTCCGATGGCAGCGAGGCCGTAGCCGACGGTTGCAATGTTGCCCGAAATTTCAGCGAGAACAGACACAGTATGTGTTTCCTTCCGTGTGTGAGCGCGGCGGTTGCCGAACCCAAGGTTTGATTTAGTGCTCGTCGGCCAGCGCGAGCTGGATGTAGAGCGCGGTGAGCAAGGTGAAGACGTAGGCCTGGAGGCCTGCGACGAAGATCTCGAACAGGGTGAACGCGAAACCAAATGTGAAGGTCACGGCACCGAGTGCGGGGAACAGGCCGCCTGCGTACAGGATGAAGAAGTTCGTTGCAGCCCACAGAAGCACGAGGATCATGTGGCCGACGAGCATGTTCATGAGCAGTCGAAGGGCGAGTGTCACCGGGCGAACGATGAACGTCGAGATGAACTCGATCGGGGTGACGAGGAGGTACATTGCCTTCGGCACGCCAGCCGGGAAGAGCGAGTTCTTGAAGAACTTGCCCGGG
Above is a window of Leucobacter aridicollis DNA encoding:
- a CDS encoding F0F1 ATP synthase subunit B — its product is MNHAVQFAAAEGATQNPLLPATYDIVWSAIAFFIILIAFWKVFLPKVQVMLDARAEAIEGNIAKADEAQAKAEAALQEYTAQLASARQEAGEIREAARLDATKIVSKAKEDATTEQARITQAAQVQIEAERQSALVSLRKDVGSLAIDLASGVVGESLSDDKKASALVDRFLVDLEASERAAK
- the atpE gene encoding ATP synthase F0 subunit C, translating into MSVLAEISGNIATVGYGLAAIGPAIGVAIVVGKTIESTARQPELAGKLQGMMWIGIAFTEMLALIGVATYFIFQ